One Streptomyces sp. SAI-135 DNA segment encodes these proteins:
- the aspA gene encoding aspartate ammonia-lyase has protein sequence MTPAVSRREHDLLGDRDVPVDAYWGVHTLRATENFPITGTRISAYPHLIDALAAVKEAAALANEELGLLESRKAAAIVEACREIRDGKLHDQFVVDVIQGGAGTSTNMNANEVIANRALELLGHEKGQYSFLHPNEDVNLGQSTNDVYPTAVKIATVFAVRGLLKAMAVLQDSFARKAVEFRDVLKMGRTQLQDAVPMTLGQEFSAYAVMLDEDRSRLDEAVELIHEINLGATAIGTGLNAPAGYAESARRHLAEITGLPLVTAANLVEATQDCGAFVQMSGVLKRIAVKLSKSCNDLRLLSSGPRAGLGEINLPPVQAGSSIMPGKVNPVIPEVVNQVAFEVIGNDVTITMAAEAGQLQLNAFEPIILHSLSESVTHLRAACLTLAERCVDGITANTEALRRTVENSIGLVTALNPHIGYTAATDIAKEALVTGRGVAELVLEKGLLPAEKLAELLRPEVLAGSGSPLA, from the coding sequence ATGACCCCCGCCGTCAGCCGCCGCGAGCACGATCTGCTGGGTGACCGGGATGTTCCCGTCGACGCCTACTGGGGTGTGCACACCCTGCGGGCCACCGAGAACTTCCCCATCACCGGGACCCGGATCTCCGCCTACCCCCACCTGATCGACGCCCTCGCCGCCGTCAAGGAGGCCGCCGCGCTCGCCAACGAGGAGCTCGGGCTGCTGGAGTCCCGGAAGGCCGCCGCGATCGTCGAGGCCTGCCGTGAGATACGGGACGGGAAGCTGCACGACCAGTTCGTGGTCGACGTGATCCAGGGCGGGGCCGGCACCTCCACCAACATGAACGCCAACGAGGTGATCGCCAACCGGGCGCTGGAGCTGCTGGGCCACGAGAAGGGGCAGTACTCCTTCCTGCACCCCAACGAGGACGTCAACCTGGGGCAGTCGACCAATGACGTCTACCCGACCGCCGTCAAGATTGCGACGGTCTTCGCGGTGCGTGGACTGCTCAAGGCGATGGCTGTACTCCAGGACTCCTTCGCCCGCAAGGCCGTCGAGTTCCGTGATGTGCTCAAGATGGGCCGTACACAGTTGCAGGACGCGGTGCCCATGACGCTCGGGCAGGAGTTCTCGGCCTATGCCGTCATGTTGGACGAGGACCGGTCCCGTCTTGACGAGGCCGTCGAGTTGATCCATGAGATCAACCTGGGGGCCACGGCCATCGGGACAGGGCTCAACGCCCCCGCCGGCTACGCCGAGTCGGCCCGCCGCCACCTCGCCGAGATCACCGGGCTGCCGCTGGTCACCGCGGCCAACCTGGTCGAGGCCACCCAGGACTGCGGCGCGTTCGTCCAGATGTCCGGCGTACTGAAGCGGATCGCGGTCAAGCTGAGCAAGAGCTGCAACGACCTGCGGCTGCTGTCGTCCGGGCCGCGGGCCGGTCTCGGGGAGATCAACCTGCCGCCCGTCCAGGCCGGTTCGTCGATCATGCCCGGCAAGGTCAACCCCGTGATCCCCGAGGTCGTCAACCAGGTCGCCTTCGAGGTGATCGGCAACGACGTCACCATCACGATGGCCGCCGAGGCCGGGCAGCTCCAGCTCAACGCCTTCGAGCCGATCATCCTGCACTCCCTGTCGGAGTCCGTCACCCACCTGCGTGCCGCCTGCCTCACCCTCGCCGAGCGCTGCGTGGACGGCATCACCGCCAACACCGAGGCACTGCGCCGGACCGTGGAGAACTCCATCGGCCTGGTCACCGCCCTCAACCCGCACATCGGCTACACGGCCGCCACCGACATCGCCAAGGAGGCCCTCGTCACCGGCCGGGGAGTGGCCGAACTCGTCCTGGAGAAGGGTCTGTTGCCCGCCGAGAAGCTCGCCGAACTGCTGCGCCCGGAGGTCCTGGCGGGCAGCGGCTCCCCCTTGGCCTGA
- a CDS encoding asparaginase → MYSSSVAAAPLVREPLHAPVAHLIRGGLVEGTHYGSVVVLDGDGNVRFQLGDIEAAFYPRSALKPVQAVAMVRAGLPLDGELLSLAAASHSGEERHLAGARRILELAGVSEDALRNVPDLPYGPETRDEWIRDGRGPSRLAQNCSGKHAAMLYTCVLNDWPLEGYLDPAHPLQQAIAEIVEDLTGQRIARVTVDGCGAPLFSVSLHGLARAAARITSAAPGTPEARVADAMRSHPEMASGAGRDVAALMKAVPGLLAKDGFEGVEVAALPDGRAVAVKISDGANRARVPVAAAALAWAGVSPDLLTEFQGEVLLGGGREVGHVRPVRSLEPAAEAACA, encoded by the coding sequence ATGTACAGCAGTTCCGTCGCGGCCGCACCCCTGGTCCGTGAGCCCCTCCACGCCCCCGTCGCCCACCTCATCCGCGGCGGGCTGGTCGAGGGCACCCACTACGGTTCCGTCGTCGTCCTGGACGGCGATGGGAACGTCCGCTTCCAACTCGGCGACATCGAGGCCGCGTTCTATCCGCGGTCCGCGCTCAAGCCGGTCCAGGCGGTCGCCATGGTCCGGGCCGGGCTGCCCCTCGACGGAGAGCTCCTCTCGCTCGCCGCGGCCAGCCACTCCGGCGAGGAACGCCACCTCGCCGGGGCCCGGCGGATCCTGGAGCTCGCGGGCGTGTCCGAGGACGCCCTGCGCAACGTCCCGGACCTGCCGTACGGCCCGGAGACGCGGGACGAGTGGATCCGGGACGGGCGCGGGCCGTCCCGGCTCGCGCAGAACTGCTCCGGCAAGCACGCGGCGATGCTGTACACGTGCGTGCTCAACGACTGGCCCCTGGAGGGCTATCTCGACCCCGCGCATCCGCTCCAGCAGGCGATCGCCGAGATCGTCGAGGACCTGACCGGGCAGCGGATCGCCCGGGTGACCGTCGACGGCTGCGGTGCGCCCCTGTTCTCCGTCTCGCTGCACGGCCTGGCCCGCGCCGCCGCTCGGATCACCTCGGCGGCCCCCGGGACGCCGGAGGCCCGGGTCGCCGACGCGATGCGTTCGCACCCGGAGATGGCGTCCGGGGCGGGGCGGGACGTGGCCGCGCTGATGAAGGCGGTGCCGGGACTGCTGGCCAAGGACGGTTTCGAGGGTGTCGAGGTCGCGGCCCTCCCTGACGGGCGGGCCGTCGCCGTGAAGATCTCCGACGGGGCGAACCGGGCGCGGGTGCCGGTTGCCGCGGCGGCGCTCGCGTGGGCCGGGGTCTCGCCGGATCTGCTGACCGAGTTCCAGGGCGAGGTGCTTCTGGGCGGCGGCCGTGAGGTCGGGCATGTGCGGCCGGTTCGTTCGCTGGAGCCCGCCGCCGAGGCGGCTTGCGCCTAA
- a CDS encoding amino acid permease, with protein MSEQSLHDGVQKRSGHVDAGDEGYSKSLKSRHVNMIAIGGAIGTGLFLGAGGRLADAGPSLFIAYAVCGVFAFLVVRALGELVLYRPSSGAFVSYAREFLGEKGAYVAGWMYFLNWATTGIADITAVALYTHYWGMFSDIPQWVIALVALAVVLTVNLISVKMFGELEFWFAIIKVGALVAFMLIGIFLLATQHPIDGHHPGPALITDNGGVFPNGLLPMLLIIQGVVFAYASVELVGVAAGETENPEKIMPRAINSIMWRVGLFYVGSVLLLSMLLPWNKYTGGESPFVTVLSNIGIPAAGGVMNLVVLTAAMSSLNSGLYSTGRILRSMAKSGSAPRFTGVMSRSQVPYGGILLTSGVCVLGVGLNYVVPADAFEIVLNFAAIGILATWGMIMVCHLLFWQKTEKGDLTRPGYRLPGSPWTELVTLAFLASVLVLMYADGGAGRTTVLCLPLIVAALVAGWFAVRGRVSRTSTENEPTGA; from the coding sequence GTGAGCGAGCAGTCCCTGCACGATGGGGTGCAGAAACGTTCCGGCCATGTCGACGCCGGAGACGAGGGCTACAGCAAGTCCCTCAAGTCCCGGCACGTCAACATGATCGCCATCGGCGGCGCGATCGGCACCGGCCTCTTCCTCGGCGCCGGCGGCCGCCTCGCCGACGCCGGCCCCTCCCTGTTCATCGCCTACGCGGTCTGCGGCGTCTTCGCCTTCCTCGTCGTGCGCGCCCTCGGCGAACTCGTCCTGTACCGCCCGTCCTCCGGGGCCTTCGTGTCGTACGCCCGCGAGTTCCTCGGCGAGAAGGGCGCCTACGTCGCCGGGTGGATGTACTTCCTGAACTGGGCCACCACCGGAATCGCCGACATCACCGCCGTCGCCCTCTACACCCACTACTGGGGCATGTTCTCCGACATCCCGCAGTGGGTGATCGCCCTGGTCGCGCTCGCCGTCGTCCTCACCGTCAACCTCATCTCGGTGAAGATGTTCGGCGAGCTGGAGTTCTGGTTCGCCATCATCAAGGTGGGCGCGCTCGTGGCGTTCATGCTGATCGGCATCTTCCTGCTGGCCACCCAGCACCCGATCGACGGCCACCACCCCGGCCCGGCCCTGATCACCGACAACGGCGGCGTCTTCCCCAACGGCCTGCTCCCGATGCTGCTGATCATCCAGGGCGTCGTCTTCGCCTACGCCTCCGTCGAACTGGTCGGCGTCGCCGCGGGCGAGACCGAGAACCCCGAGAAGATCATGCCCAGGGCGATCAACTCGATCATGTGGCGCGTCGGCCTCTTCTACGTCGGCTCGGTCCTCCTGCTGTCGATGCTGCTGCCCTGGAACAAGTACACCGGCGGCGAGAGCCCCTTCGTGACCGTCCTCTCCAACATCGGCATCCCGGCGGCCGGCGGCGTGATGAACCTCGTCGTCCTCACCGCGGCCATGTCCTCGCTCAACTCCGGCCTGTACTCCACCGGCCGCATCCTGCGCTCCATGGCCAAGTCCGGCTCGGCCCCCCGGTTCACGGGCGTGATGAGCCGCAGCCAGGTCCCCTACGGCGGCATCCTGCTCACCAGCGGCGTCTGCGTCCTCGGCGTCGGCCTCAACTACGTCGTCCCCGCCGACGCGTTCGAGATCGTGCTGAACTTCGCCGCCATCGGCATCCTCGCCACCTGGGGCATGATCATGGTCTGTCACCTGCTCTTCTGGCAGAAGACCGAGAAGGGCGACCTGACCCGCCCCGGCTACCGCCTGCCGGGATCCCCCTGGACCGAACTCGTGACGCTGGCCTTCCTCGCCTCCGTCCTGGTCCTCATGTACGCCGACGGCGGCGCGGGGCGCACCACCGTGCTGTGCCTCCCGCTGATCGTCGCGGCCCTGGTCGCCGGATGGTTCGCCGTCCGCGGCAGGGTCTCCCGTACCTCCACCGAGAACGAACCGACCGGCGCGTGA
- a CDS encoding undecaprenyl-diphosphate phosphatase: MSVISVGQAVVLGAVEGVTEFLPVSSTGHLKIVEGLMNIPVDDDAVVGFSAVIQVGAIAAVLVYFFKDIVRIVSAWGRGLVNKEERYHHDYKFAWWVIAATVPIVVVGLAAKPLIEGPLASLWVVAGSLIAGSGVMWAADQMGRHKRGEDDTSFKDAMLVGSSQILALLFPGFSRSGATMSTALMLDLDRVAATRLSFFLGIPALTGAGIYELKDALGAGVGAAPLAVGTAVSFVVAYASIAWLLKFVAKHSFNAFVLYRIVVGLLLFGLLATGTISS; this comes from the coding sequence ATGAGCGTCATCAGCGTCGGTCAGGCCGTCGTCCTCGGAGCCGTCGAGGGAGTGACCGAGTTCCTGCCCGTCTCCTCCACCGGCCACCTGAAGATCGTCGAGGGGCTGATGAACATCCCGGTCGACGACGACGCCGTCGTCGGGTTCTCGGCCGTCATCCAGGTGGGCGCGATCGCCGCCGTGCTCGTGTACTTCTTCAAGGACATCGTGCGGATCGTCTCCGCGTGGGGGAGGGGGCTGGTCAACAAGGAGGAGCGCTACCACCACGACTACAAGTTCGCCTGGTGGGTGATCGCCGCGACCGTCCCGATCGTCGTGGTGGGCCTCGCCGCCAAGCCGCTCATCGAGGGGCCGCTCGCCTCCCTGTGGGTGGTCGCGGGCTCCCTCATCGCGGGCAGCGGTGTGATGTGGGCGGCGGACCAGATGGGACGGCACAAGCGCGGGGAGGACGACACCTCGTTCAAGGACGCGATGCTGGTCGGCAGCTCGCAGATCCTCGCCCTGCTCTTCCCCGGCTTCTCCCGCTCCGGCGCCACCATGTCGACGGCCCTCATGCTCGACCTGGACCGCGTCGCCGCCACCCGCCTCTCCTTCTTCCTCGGCATCCCGGCCCTCACCGGTGCCGGCATCTACGAGCTCAAGGACGCCCTGGGCGCGGGCGTCGGCGCGGCCCCGCTGGCCGTCGGCACGGCCGTCTCCTTCGTCGTCGCCTACGCCTCCATCGCCTGGCTGCTGAAGTTCGTCGCCAAGCACTCCTTCAACGCCTTCGTCCTCTACCGGATCGTCGTGGGCCTGCTGCTCTTCGGCCTGCTGGCGACGGGGACGATCTCGAGCTGA
- a CDS encoding glycosyltransferase 87 family protein produces the protein MRAPVTDRGRLVLVLAAVTAVTVFTATVPLLRDWFDLRVYHGAVDNWIHHGGRLYDYRVPGTAYGFTYPPFAAVAMLPMALLGLRAAIAVGLLLNLAALAAVVRLLTGRAWRRHGWYGCALGACALALFEPLRDTFSFGQVNLLLLALVLADAWLLTTGRERWAGAGIGLAAAVKLTPALFIGLLLVARRWRAAAVATVVALTATGFAALVAPDASRFYWTDAMWDTTRVGRLDYVSNQSLEGVLARLGETDRALWAVAVLLTSGVWAVRARRAAAAGNWAAAFALTGLTACLVSPITWVHHLVWLLPSFAVLLRAGHQRIAGALYAVLCTSVVWLWFDDASGIDGFLGGNTYTWITLGLLLWLPVAQPRPARPNRARSASAIEPAPSPAAPRTAQVSSQPGPAGLAGSVDTAAATGAASGPGCGFARSASSEPTGSTRPAAPNPQSSSARASS, from the coding sequence ATGAGGGCGCCGGTCACGGACCGCGGGCGGCTGGTGCTGGTCCTCGCCGCCGTCACCGCCGTCACCGTGTTCACGGCGACCGTGCCGCTCCTGCGCGACTGGTTCGACCTGCGCGTCTACCACGGAGCCGTGGACAACTGGATCCACCACGGCGGACGGCTCTACGACTACCGGGTGCCGGGGACGGCGTACGGCTTCACCTACCCGCCGTTCGCGGCCGTCGCCATGCTCCCGATGGCCCTGCTCGGTCTGCGCGCCGCGATCGCGGTGGGCCTGCTGCTCAACCTGGCGGCGCTGGCCGCGGTGGTGCGCCTGCTCACCGGCCGGGCCTGGCGGCGCCACGGCTGGTACGGCTGCGCCCTGGGCGCCTGCGCGCTCGCGCTGTTCGAACCGCTGCGCGACACCTTCAGCTTCGGGCAGGTCAACCTCCTGCTCCTGGCGCTCGTTCTCGCCGACGCGTGGCTGCTCACCACGGGCCGGGAGCGGTGGGCCGGTGCCGGGATCGGGCTGGCCGCCGCGGTGAAGCTCACCCCGGCCCTCTTCATCGGTCTGCTCCTGGTCGCCCGGCGATGGCGGGCGGCGGCGGTCGCCACGGTCGTGGCCCTGACGGCGACGGGGTTCGCGGCCCTCGTGGCGCCGGACGCCTCGCGTTTCTACTGGACCGACGCGATGTGGGACACGACCAGGGTGGGCCGCCTGGACTACGTCTCGAACCAGTCCCTGGAGGGCGTCCTGGCCCGGCTCGGGGAGACGGACCGCGCCCTGTGGGCGGTGGCCGTGCTGCTGACCTCGGGCGTGTGGGCCGTACGGGCCCGGCGGGCCGCGGCGGCGGGCAACTGGGCGGCCGCGTTCGCGCTGACCGGGCTGACCGCCTGCCTGGTCAGCCCGATCACCTGGGTGCACCACCTGGTGTGGCTGCTGCCGTCCTTCGCCGTGCTCCTGCGCGCGGGGCACCAGCGGATCGCGGGCGCCCTGTACGCGGTGCTGTGCACCAGCGTGGTGTGGCTGTGGTTCGACGACGCCTCGGGCATCGACGGCTTCCTCGGCGGCAACACGTACACGTGGATCACGCTCGGCCTGCTGCTGTGGCTGCCGGTGGCTCAGCCGCGCCCCGCCCGCCCGAACCGGGCCCGCAGCGCCAGCGCCATCGAGCCCGCACCGAGTCCGGCGGCGCCCAGGACGGCCCAGGTCTCCAGCCAGCCGGGTCCCGCGGGCCTTGCGGGATCCGTGGACACCGCCGCCGCGACCGGCGCGGCCTCGGGCCCGGGCTGCGGTTTCGCCCGGAGCGCGTCCAGCGAGCCCACCGGCTCCACCCGCCCAGCCGCGCCGAACCCCCAGTCGAGCAGCGCCCGCGCCTCCTCGTAG
- a CDS encoding glutaminase, translating into MVIMATTSSLTFQPVLERIAEEIGRTPGRGRAADYIPALAACDPRSFGMAVAELDGTVYGVGDWREPFSTQSITKVFTLALDLAREGDELWEHVGREPSGNPFNSLVQLEYENGIPRNPFINAGALVVTDRLQTRSGDAAGELLSFLREESGNPALDFDEEVAASESAHGDRNAALAHFMAAYDNIDNDIPVLLDQYFRQCSIRASCADLALATTFLARHGIRADGTRLLTLSQAKQINAIMLTCGTYDAAGDFAYRVGLPGKSGVGGGIIAVVPGRCTLCVWSPGLDERGNSVAGVAALDRFTTLTGLSVF; encoded by the coding sequence ATGGTGATCATGGCAACGACGTCGTCGCTCACCTTCCAACCGGTCCTGGAGCGCATCGCCGAGGAGATCGGGCGCACTCCGGGCCGCGGCCGCGCCGCCGACTACATCCCGGCGCTCGCCGCCTGCGACCCGCGCAGCTTCGGCATGGCCGTCGCGGAGCTGGACGGCACGGTGTACGGCGTCGGGGACTGGCGCGAGCCCTTCTCCACCCAGTCCATCACCAAGGTCTTCACCCTCGCCCTCGACCTGGCCCGCGAGGGCGACGAACTCTGGGAGCACGTGGGCCGCGAACCCTCCGGCAACCCCTTCAACTCCCTGGTCCAGCTGGAGTACGAGAACGGCATCCCGCGCAACCCGTTCATCAACGCGGGCGCCCTCGTCGTCACCGACCGCCTCCAGACCCGTTCCGGGGACGCGGCCGGTGAGCTGCTGTCGTTCCTGCGCGAGGAGAGCGGCAACCCGGCCCTGGACTTCGACGAGGAGGTGGCCGCCTCCGAGTCCGCCCACGGCGACCGCAACGCCGCCCTGGCCCACTTCATGGCTGCCTACGACAACATCGACAACGACATCCCGGTCCTGCTCGACCAGTACTTCCGCCAGTGTTCGATCAGGGCGTCCTGCGCCGACCTGGCCCTCGCCACCACCTTCCTGGCCCGCCACGGCATCCGCGCCGACGGCACCCGGCTGCTCACCCTCAGCCAGGCCAAGCAGATCAACGCGATCATGCTGACCTGCGGCACGTACGACGCGGCGGGCGACTTCGCCTACCGGGTGGGGCTGCCCGGCAAGAGCGGAGTGGGCGGCGGGATCATCGCGGTCGTGCCCGGCCGTTGCACGCTGTGCGTGTGGAGTCCCGGCCTGGACGAACGCGGCAACTCGGTGGCGGGGGTGGCGGCCCTGGACCGGTTCACGACGCTCACGGGTCTCTCCGTGTTCTGA
- the rho gene encoding transcription termination factor Rho has protein sequence MTITLETPPVQEQPPVRAVTGVLDIDAGGKGHLRAASLLPSPSDLQVSPALIRRFGLRKGDVVDGVRGTQRALTEVARVNGRAPDRNRRAFHDLTPLHPGERIRLEHPASGLTGRVADLIAPVGKGQRGLIVAPPKTGKTVLLQQIAAAVAGNHPECRLMVVLLDERPEEVTDMRRSVRGDVYASTFDRTPKQHIALAELVIERAKRLVEAGEDVVILLDSLTRLCRAHNNAAPGNGRTLSGGVDATALIGPKKFFGAARRAEEGGSLTILATALVETGSRADDFFFEELKSTGNMELRLDRELASRRVFPAVAVNPSGTRREELLLTPAELTAVRGLRRALQNGDGQGSLETLLQRMRETPDNAAFLRRIQPTLPAG, from the coding sequence ATGACGATCACTCTCGAAACCCCTCCGGTTCAGGAGCAGCCCCCGGTCCGCGCCGTCACCGGCGTCCTCGACATCGACGCGGGCGGGAAGGGGCATCTGCGCGCCGCGAGCCTGCTGCCCTCGCCCTCCGACCTTCAGGTCTCCCCCGCCCTGATCCGCAGGTTCGGCCTGCGCAAGGGGGACGTCGTCGACGGGGTGCGCGGTACCCAGCGCGCCCTCACCGAGGTCGCCCGCGTCAACGGCCGGGCTCCCGACCGCAACCGCCGCGCCTTCCACGACCTCACTCCCCTGCACCCCGGTGAGCGGATCCGGCTCGAACACCCGGCGTCCGGCCTGACCGGCCGGGTGGCCGATCTGATCGCGCCCGTCGGCAAGGGGCAGCGCGGGCTGATCGTGGCCCCGCCCAAGACCGGCAAGACGGTCCTGCTCCAGCAGATCGCGGCCGCCGTCGCCGGCAACCACCCCGAGTGCCGGCTGATGGTGGTGCTGCTCGACGAACGCCCCGAGGAGGTCACCGACATGCGGCGCTCCGTGCGCGGTGACGTGTACGCCTCGACGTTCGACCGCACGCCCAAGCAGCACATCGCGCTCGCCGAGCTGGTGATCGAGCGGGCCAAGCGGCTCGTCGAGGCCGGCGAGGACGTCGTGATCCTGCTCGACTCCCTGACCCGGCTGTGCCGGGCCCACAACAACGCGGCTCCCGGCAACGGCCGCACCCTCAGCGGCGGTGTCGACGCGACCGCGCTGATCGGTCCGAAGAAGTTCTTCGGCGCCGCCCGGCGCGCCGAGGAGGGCGGCTCGCTCACCATCCTCGCCACCGCCCTGGTGGAGACCGGCTCGCGCGCCGACGACTTCTTCTTCGAGGAGCTCAAGAGCACCGGCAACATGGAGCTGCGCCTGGACCGCGAACTCGCCTCCCGCCGCGTCTTCCCCGCCGTCGCGGTCAACCCCTCGGGCACCCGTCGCGAGGAACTCCTGCTGACTCCGGCGGAGTTGACCGCCGTACGAGGACTGCGCCGGGCCCTGCAGAACGGCGACGGCCAGGGCAGCCTGGAGACGCTCCTTCAGCGGATGCGGGAGACGCCGGACAACGCGGCCTTCCTGCGCCGTATCCAGCCGACCCTGCCCGCCGGCTGA
- a CDS encoding FadR/GntR family transcriptional regulator codes for MEAVLAHLRGAIERGEYAIGDKLPSEAELCRTLEISRPVLREALRALQTMGLTVSKTGKGTFVVANAVEDPTFGDYAASDLLEVRRHVEIPVAGYAARRRTPENLDHLAHLLDRMERETDTTAWVAMDTLFHLAVAEAAQNPVFRRVIEEIRDALARQSAFLNELGGRREQSNREHRAIVEALIDGSEHDAVEAMSHHLDRVETTLTDIVRSPRTDSSTEGGSEA; via the coding sequence ATGGAGGCGGTGCTGGCGCATCTGCGCGGCGCCATCGAGCGGGGGGAGTACGCCATCGGCGACAAGCTCCCCTCCGAGGCAGAGCTCTGCCGCACCCTGGAGATCAGCCGGCCCGTGCTGCGCGAGGCCCTCAGGGCCCTGCAGACCATGGGTCTGACCGTCTCCAAGACCGGCAAGGGCACCTTCGTCGTGGCCAACGCGGTGGAGGACCCCACCTTCGGCGACTACGCGGCCAGTGACCTCCTGGAGGTGCGCCGCCACGTCGAGATCCCGGTCGCCGGGTACGCGGCCCGGCGCCGCACCCCGGAGAACCTCGACCACCTGGCCCATCTCCTGGACCGGATGGAGCGCGAGACCGACACCACGGCGTGGGTCGCGATGGACACCCTCTTCCACCTCGCGGTGGCCGAGGCCGCCCAGAACCCGGTCTTCCGCCGGGTCATCGAGGAGATCCGTGACGCACTGGCGCGTCAGTCGGCCTTCCTCAACGAGCTGGGCGGCCGCAGGGAGCAGTCCAACCGCGAGCACCGCGCGATCGTCGAGGCGCTGATCGACGGTTCCGAGCACGACGCGGTGGAGGCGATGTCCCATCACCTCGACCGCGTCGAGACCACCCTCACCGACATCGTGCGTTCCCCGCGCACGGACAGTTCCACGGAAGGCGGATCAGAGGCGTGA
- the mptB gene encoding polyprenol phosphomannose-dependent alpha 1,6 mannosyltransferase MptB — protein sequence MLANVPVDLRRCQILGLVGTAFLAAGGETAGALPVRELLTPASPQAALGLVGAYFGVVLLIAAWLLLGRLVRGPGRRPGPRELMAVLVVWSLPLLLAPPLFSRDVYSYLAQGAMADAHMDVYAHGPALLGGPLADEVAPMWRDTGAPYGPVFLGVASALAKASRGELPAGLLGMRLVALLGVALMAAVLPRLARHSGADPAAALWLGALNPLVLLHLVAGAHNDAVMLGLLGLGLVAALGRWPVLGAVLVTLAALVKAPAALGLAAIVVLRVRAGDRPARAVLTAAVTATATTVAATAVTGTGYGWIGALNTPVSSGNWALTSLLGRATGALLERLGSDLAPLAVPVWHALGAVTALAVIGHIWLRLRPRPVYALGLSLAAVAALGPAVRPWYALWGLFLIAAAAPSASVRHRVAAVTGVLALATLPSGGPADAGQAVLALSGGVLALVVLVQAHQTAQAPAAGRTA from the coding sequence GTGTTGGCCAACGTTCCCGTCGATCTTCGCCGCTGCCAGATCCTCGGTCTGGTCGGCACCGCCTTTCTCGCCGCCGGTGGCGAGACCGCGGGAGCCCTCCCCGTCCGCGAACTCCTCACCCCCGCCTCGCCCCAGGCGGCCCTCGGCCTGGTCGGCGCCTACTTCGGCGTCGTCCTGCTGATCGCGGCCTGGCTCCTCCTCGGCCGCCTGGTGCGCGGCCCGGGCCGGCGCCCCGGCCCGCGCGAGCTCATGGCCGTCCTCGTCGTCTGGTCGCTCCCGCTGCTCCTCGCCCCGCCCCTGTTCAGCCGGGACGTCTACAGCTACCTCGCCCAAGGCGCCATGGCGGACGCCCACATGGACGTCTACGCCCACGGCCCCGCCCTGCTCGGCGGCCCCCTCGCGGACGAGGTCGCCCCCATGTGGCGCGACACGGGAGCCCCGTACGGCCCCGTGTTCCTCGGCGTGGCCTCCGCGCTGGCCAAGGCGTCCCGCGGGGAACTCCCCGCCGGGCTGCTGGGGATGCGGCTCGTCGCCCTGCTCGGCGTGGCCCTGATGGCGGCCGTCCTGCCCCGGCTGGCCCGCCACAGCGGAGCCGACCCGGCCGCGGCCCTGTGGCTCGGCGCCCTCAACCCGCTCGTGCTGCTGCACCTGGTCGCGGGCGCCCACAACGACGCCGTCATGCTCGGTCTGCTCGGCCTCGGCCTGGTCGCCGCCCTCGGCCGGTGGCCGGTCCTGGGTGCCGTTCTGGTGACGCTCGCCGCCCTGGTGAAGGCGCCGGCCGCCCTGGGGCTCGCCGCGATCGTCGTGCTCCGCGTCCGGGCCGGCGACCGTCCGGCGAGAGCCGTCCTGACGGCCGCCGTCACGGCCACCGCCACCACGGTCGCCGCGACAGCCGTGACCGGCACCGGCTACGGCTGGATCGGCGCGCTCAACACGCCGGTGTCGTCAGGGAACTGGGCCCTCACCAGCCTCCTGGGCCGCGCCACCGGAGCCCTGCTGGAACGTCTCGGCAGCGACTTGGCCCCGCTGGCCGTCCCGGTCTGGCACGCGCTCGGCGCCGTGACCGCGCTCGCCGTCATCGGCCACATATGGCTGCGCCTGCGCCCGCGCCCCGTCTACGCCCTCGGCCTGAGCCTGGCCGCCGTCGCCGCCCTCGGCCCGGCCGTCCGCCCCTGGTACGCCCTGTGGGGACTGTTCCTCATAGCGGCCGCCGCGCCCAGCGCCTCGGTGCGGCACCGGGTGGCCGCCGTGACGGGTGTGCTCGCGCTCGCCACCCTCCCGAGCGGCGGCCCGGCCGACGCCGGGCAGGCCGTCCTCGCCCTGTCCGGAGGCGTGCTGGCCCTGGTCGTGCTGGTCCAGGCCCACCAGACGGCCCAGGCCCCGGCAGCGGGACGTACGGCATGA
- the crcB gene encoding fluoride efflux transporter CrcB: MNWLLVVAGAVVGAPLRYLTDRAVQSRHDSVFPWGTFAVNVTGCLILGLLTGAAAAGAAGSHLQLLLGTGLCGALTTYSTFSYETLRLAETGARLYALANVAASVVAGLGAAFAGVALAQAVWT; encoded by the coding sequence GTGAACTGGCTGCTGGTCGTCGCGGGTGCCGTGGTCGGCGCCCCGCTGCGCTACCTCACCGACCGCGCGGTGCAGTCCCGGCACGACTCGGTCTTCCCCTGGGGCACCTTCGCCGTCAATGTCACGGGCTGTCTGATCCTCGGCCTGCTCACCGGCGCCGCGGCCGCAGGGGCTGCCGGATCCCACCTCCAGCTCCTCCTGGGCACCGGCCTGTGCGGGGCCCTGACGACGTACTCGACCTTCTCCTACGAGACCCTCCGGCTGGCCGAGACCGGAGCACGCCTCTACGCCCTGGCCAACGTGGCCGCCAGTGTGGTCGCCGGTCTCGGGGCGGCCTTCGCGGGAGTGGCGCTGGCGCAGGCCGTGTGGACGTGA